A genomic region of Raphanus sativus cultivar WK10039 chromosome 6, ASM80110v3, whole genome shotgun sequence contains the following coding sequences:
- the LOC108810988 gene encoding uncharacterized protein LOC108810988 produces the protein MTHPYEEEKEMKKLKKHYDMLGYICDAQYGIPTRCPCGGEIEKDVSPNPKYRHDFDTLPGSRYFTCKNYEDDGMHFHQPWTFDVEDEVRQLRMEVNDMAEEISKLKRLITSTSHP, from the exons ATGACTCATCCGTACGAAGAggagaaggagatgaagaagctgaagaaacaCTACGACATGTTAGGCTACATTTGCGATGCCCAATATGGAATTCCTACCCGTTGCCCATGTGGTGGTGAAATCGAGAAGGATGTGTCTCCAAATCCGAAATATCGCCACGATTTCGATACCTTGCCTGGAAGTAGGTACTTTACCTGCAAGAATTATGAG GACGATGGGATGCACTTTCATCAGCCATGGACATTTGATGTTGAGGATGAAGTGAGGCAACTAAGGATGGAGGTCAATGATATGGCTGAAGAGATTTCTAAGCTTAAGAGGCTTATTACCTCCACCTCCCATCCATGA
- the LOC108806698 gene encoding UNC93-like protein 1: MSVITEDQKTNHGEEKPRRWRLNSPLSQVTLMGFVCFCCPGMFNALSGMGGGGQVDPTAANNANTAVYTAFTVFGVLGGAFYNVLGPRLTLAAGCSTYVLYAGSFLYYNHHHHQAFAVVAGALLGCGAGLLWAGEGAVMTSYPPPHRKGTYIALFWSIFNLGGVIGGLIPFILNYRRSSAASVNDATYIAFMCFMFAGVLLSFGILPANSVIRDDGSTCSAVKYSRASTEFAAVLRLFLDKKMLLIVPAAWASNFFYSYQFNNVNGLLFNLRTRGFNNVFYWGAQMAGSFAIGYIMDFSFKSRRARGFAGISLVAVIGTVIWAGGLANQHRYSFDNLPVKKLDFKDSGRDFAGPFMLYMSYGLLDAMYQSMVYWLIGALANDSLTLSRYSGFYKGVQSAGAAVAWQIDTRKVPLMSQLVINWSLTTVSYPLLVILVYVFVKDEDEADDVSGNKV, from the coding sequence ATGAGTGTAATAACCGAAGACCAAAAAACGAATCACGGCGAGGAAAAGCCGAGACGATGGCGACTCAATTCTCCTCTGTCTCAAGTCACCTTAATGGGTTTCGTCTGTTTCTGCTGTCCAGGTATGTTCAACGCTCTCTCCGGCATGGGAGGCGGCGGTCAAGTCGATCCCACCGCCGCTAACAACGCTAACACCGCCGTGTACACCGCTTTCACCGTTTTCGGCGTCTTAGGCGGCGCGTTCTACAACGTCCTCGGTCCGCGCCTCACGTTAGCCGCCGGCTGCTCCACTTACGTTCTCTACGCCGGATCTTTTCTTTACTACaaccatcaccaccaccaagCCTTCGCCGTCGTCGCCGGAGCTCTCCTCGGCTGCGGCGCTGGTCTTCTCTGGGCGGGTGAAGGAGCGGTGATGACGTCGTACCCTCCTCCGCATCGGAAAGGCACTTACATCGCCCTGTTCTGGAGCATCTTCAACCTCGGCGGCGTGATCGGAGGTTTGATCCCGTTTATCCTCAACTACCGCCGTAGCTCCGCCGCGTCGGTCAACGACGCGACCTACATCGCTTTCATGTGCTTCATGTTCGCCGGCGTTCTCCTCTCGTTCGGTATCCTCCCGGCGAACTCCGTCATCCGTGACGACGGATCCACATGCTCCGCCGTGAAATACTCTCGCGCCTCGACGGAGTTCGCCGCGGTGCTACGCCTGTTCCTCGACAAGAAAATGCTTCTCATCGTTCCGGCGGCTTGGGCTAGCAACTTCTTCTACAGCTATCAGTTCAACAACGTGAACGGTCTCCTCTTCAACCTCAGAACCAGAGGCTTCAATAATGTCTTTTACTGGGGAGCTCAGATGGCTGGATCGTTCGCCATCGGCTACATAATGGACTTCAGCTTCAAAAGCAGGAGGGCGAGAGGCTTCGCCGGAATATCTTTAGTGGCGGTGATCGGAACCGTGATATGGGCAGGTGGGTTAGCGAATCAGCACCGTTACTCGTTTGACAATCTTCCGGTGAAGAAACTCGACTTCAAAGATTCAGGCAGAGACTTCGCCGGACCGTTCATGTTATACATGAGCTATGGTTTGTTAGATGCGATGTATCAGAGCATGGTGTATTGGTTGATTGGTGCACTTGCGAATGATTCTCTGACTTTGAGTAGATACAGTGGATTCTACAAAGGAGTGCAGAGCGCAGGAGCTGCAGTGGCTTGGCAAATAGATACACGTAAGGTACCGTTAATGTCACAGCTTGTTATAAATTGGTCACTCACTACAGTAAGTTATCCTTTGTTGGTTATTCTTGTCTACGTGTTTGTTAAAGACGAAGATGAAGCTGATGATGTTAGTGGTAATAAGGTTTAG
- the LOC108808411 gene encoding threonine--tRNA ligase, mitochondrial 1-like — MADNHPKDEASLSAIIQNASSVKQNEIFFCDPLLSPGSCFLLPHGTLVYNKLIEFIKKEYWKRGYEEVISPNIYNMKLWETSEHAASYKENMFTFDIDKQEFGLKSINGPGHCLMFKHRVRSYKELPIRLADFGVLHRNEASAALSSLTHTRRFQQDDAHIFCTKEQVVKEIKDVLDFVDYVYTKFGFTYELQLSTRPEENTKDLQRWEEAEKDLTEALQEFGKPFIVNRGEGTLCGPKIDITLSDAIKRTFQCATLQLDFQLPALFELEYTTKVEGNLETPVMIHRTVLGSIERMLSILLDHYQRKWPFWLSPRQVIVCSSSNNENHRSYAEQVRNQIHEAGYNVDVDTTDRNISEKVGEAEIAQYNYILVVGDEEVATRQVTALLRDSSYSGRSKFPVMNIDALLDEFKLRIVKFL, encoded by the exons ATGGCAGATAATCATCCCAAGGATGAGGCTTCTCTCTCAGCCATCATCCAGAATGCTTCATCTGtgaaacaaaatgaaattttcttttgtgaCCCACTCTTGAG CCCTGGGAGTTGCTTTCTCCTCCCACACGGCACTCTTGTATATAACAAGTTGATTGAATTCATTAAGAAAGAATATTGGAAAAGGGGTTACGAAGAG GTTATTTCACCGAATATTTACAACATGAAACTCTGGGAAACATCAGAACATGCTGCAAGCTATAAGGAAAATATGTTCACATTTGAT ATTGATAAACAAGAATTCGGGCTCAAATCTATCAATGGCCCTGGTCACTGCTTGATGTTCAAACACAGAGTTCGGTCCTATAAAG AATTACCCATTAGACTGGCTGACTTTGGAGTGTTACATCGAAATGAGGCAAGTGCAGCTCTTAGTAGTCTGACCCATACCCGACGGTTCCAGCAG GATGATGCACACATATTCTGTACAAAGGAACAG GTTGTAAAGGAAATCAAAGATGTATTGGATTTTGTGGACTATGTTTACACAAAATTTGGCTTTACCTATGAGCTACAGCTCTCAACG AGGCCAGAGGAAAACACTAAAGATTTGCAAAGATGGGAGGAAGCTGAAAAAGATCTTACAGAAGCACTACAAGAATTTGGAAAGCCATTCATA GTGAACAGAGGTGAGGGTACATTATGTGGCCCAAAGATAGATATAACATTGTCTGATGCAATAAAAAGGACGTTCCAATGTGCTACTTTACAG CTTGATTTTCAACTTCCGGCACTCTTCGAACTGGAATATACTACAAAGGTTGAAGGGAATTTGGAGACACCTGTTATGATACATAGAACGGTGTTGGGATCTATTGAGCGTATGCTTTCCATATTGTTAGACCACTACCAAAGAAAATGGCCTTTCTGGCTTAGTCCGAGGCAGGTCATAGTTTGCTCTTCGTCAAACAATGAGAATCATCGTTCCTACGCAGAACAG GTGAGGAACCAAATTCATGAAGCTGGCTACAATGTTGACGTTGACACAACAGACAGAAACATCTCGGAGAAG GTGGGAGAAGCTGAGATCGCGCAGTACAACTACATACTAGTTGTGGGTGATGAAGAAGTTGCAACCAGACAG GTGACTGCTCTGCTACGAGACTCAAGCTATTCAGGCCGTTCAAAATTCCCAGTGATGAATATTGACGCTCTTCTCGATGAGTTCAAGCTCAGGATTGtcaaatttctttaa
- the LOC108811268 gene encoding putative 12-oxophytodienoate reductase-like protein 2A, producing the protein MGPFTLAHRVVLAPMTRQRAYGYIAQPQAKLYYTQRTTPGGFLISESCAVSDATKGYPDIPGIWTREQVEAWKPIVDDVHAKGGIFFCQIWHGGRVFHQDQPNGEAPVSSTDKPLTCNHIYGGQFTPPRRLRTEEIPAIVNDFRVAARNAMEAGFDGVEVHGAHGYLIDQFLKDTVNDRSDQYGGSLENRCRFAVEVIEAVVKEIGSDRVGIRLSPFADYMESGDSNPEALGLYMVQEMDKHGILYCHMVEPRMKLLEEMFECTESLTPMRSAFKGTFIVAGGYSREDGNKVVEEGGADLVGYGRTFLANPDLPKRFELDAPLNKYDRSTFYTSDPVVGYTDYPFLENADSAA; encoded by the exons ATGGGACCTTTCACCCTTGCTCACAG GGTTGTTCTAGCGCCAATGACGCGGCAGAGAGCGTACGGTTACATTGCTCAGCCTCAGGCCAAGTTATATTACACTCAACGAACAACACCTGGTGGTTTTCTTATTTCTGAATCTTGTGCAGTTTCGGACGCAACAAAAGG TTATCCGGATATACCTGGAATATGGACCAGAGAGCAGGTGGAAGCATGGAAGCCCATCGTGGATGATGTTCATGCCAAAGGTGGCATCTTCTTCTGCCAGATTTGGCACGGTGGCAGAGTCTTTCATCAAG ACCAGCCAAATGGGGAAGCTCCTGTCTCCTCTACAGACAAGCCATTGACGTGTAATCACATCTATGGAGGTCAGTTTACCCCTCCAAGGCGGTTAAGGACCGAAGAGATCCCTGCCATTGTCAACGACTTTAGAGTTGCTGCAAGAAATGCAATGGAAGCTG GCTTTGATGGGGTGGAGGTTCACGGTGCACATGGCTACCTCATTGACCAGTTTCTGAAAGACACAGTGAATGACAGAAGTGACCAATACGGTGGGTCACTAGAGAACCGCTGTAGATTCGCAGTGGAAGTAATAGAAGCTGTGGTTAAGGAGATTGGTTCAGATCGTGTGGGAATCAGACTCTCACCATTTGCAGATTACATGGAGTCTGGAGACTCGAACCCTGAGGCATTAGGACTCTACATGGTGCAAGAAATGGACAAGCATGGGATCCTTTACTGTCACATGGTTGAACCTAGAATGAAACTCCTTGAAGAAATGTTTGAATGCACCGAGTCGCTTACTCCCATGAGAAGTGCCTTCAAAGGAACGTTCATAGTAGCTGGAGGTTACTCTAGAGAAGATGGGAACAAAGTAGTGGAAGAGGGAGGAGCCGACCTGGTGGGGTATGGACGGACGTTCTTGGCCAATCCTGAtctgccaaagagatttgaacTCGATGCACCTTTGAATAAGTATGACAGATCAACGTTCTATACTTCTGATCCTGTCGTGGGATACACAGACTACCCTTTTCTTGAGAATGCAGACTCAGCTGCTTGA
- the LOC108808412 gene encoding uncharacterized protein LOC108808412, translating into MRKVILVDATFSKNGYGGVLVFAKAQDPNRHHYPLAFEVLDVFMSDRNQSLITAVANVYPQSHHGHCIWHLAQNLRNHACNTIKAVVAWRFMELARYYTVHEFEAAYASFKVRYPSAFKYLEEKTKRETWARVYFPGCRYNLDTSNSVESMNSAFRDARRYALIPVLDTIIRKISDWFNEHRKDAVSGSIDTKLVPLVEIHLHNLWGKADKTPVRELNSYDLEYEVTDTDDGKVYLVNLIAKTCSCKVYDYEKYPCLHGLAAYLYFLEVPAAHGHRREVNIEYHQLSSQYYWTELWAMAYYRTIYSVPDKSEWNVPDHIKELQIIPPKKLTRKGRKKLNRNPSVGEWRKRTKNEKNGCKYFKWFDVEDGTGWQKMALIEARDEIREQSRVIEQLNETIGELTKILERIQQEEDIVRDFKNLYV; encoded by the exons ATGAGGAAAGTGATTCTTGTGGATGCTACGTTTTCGAAGAACGGATATGGTGGTGTACTAGTATTTGCTAAAGCTCAAGATCCTAATCGTCACCATTATCCCCTCGCGTTTGAGGTACTCGACG tatttatGAGCGATAGGAATCAGAGCCTCATTACCGCTGTAGCAAATGTGTATCCACAATCTCACCATGGCCATTGTATATGGCATCTAGCTCAGAATTTGAGAAATCATGCTTGTAACACCATCAAAGCCGTAGTGGCATGGAGATTTATGGAGTTGGCTAGGTATTACACAGTGCATGAGTTCGAGGCTGCTTATGCATCTTTTAAGGTGAGATATCCTTCAGCCTTCAAGTATTTGGAGGAGAAAACTAAGAGAGAAACATGGGCTAGGGTCTATTTTCCAGGTTGTAGATACAACTTGGACACTAGCAACAGTGTGGAGTCGATGAATAGCGCGTTTAGGGACGCAAGGAGGTATGCCTTGATACCAGTGTTGGATACAATAATCAGAAAGATTTCTGACTGGTTTAATGAACATCGGAAGGACGCTGTGTCTGGATCGATTGATACCAAACTGGTTCCTCTGGTTGAGATCCATTTGCACAACTTATGGGGCAAAGCTGATAAAACGCCAGTGCGTGAGCTGAATAGTTATGATCTTGAGTACGAGGTAACTGACACTGACGATGGGAAGGTTTATTTGGTGAACTTGATAGCGAAGACATGTAGCTGCAAGGTATATGATTATGAAAAGTATCCTTGTCTTCACGGACTTGCTGCTTACTTATATTTCCTTGAGGTTCCTGCTGCTCATGGTCATCGACGTGAGGTCAACATAGAGTATCATCAGTTGAGCTCACAGTATTACTGGACAGAACTTTGGGCAATGGCTTATTACAGGACCATTTATTCTGTGCCGGACAAATCTGAATGGAATGTACCAGATCACATCAAAGAGCTCCAGATCATACCTCCAAAAAAGCTAACGAGGAAGGGAAGAAAAAAGCTTAATAGGAATCCATCAGTTGGAGAATGGCGTAAAAGGACAAAAAAT GAGAAAAATGGATGCAAGTACTTCAAATGGTTTGATGTAGAGGATGGTACAGGATGGCAAAAAATGGCTTTGATTGAAGCCCGAGATGAGATCCGAGAGCAGAGTAGAGTGATCGAACAGTTAAACGAAACCATTGGAGAACTGACAAAAATTTTGGAGAGgattcaacaagaagaagacattGTTAGAGACTTTAAAAATCTCTATGTTTAA